CGTTCTCAGATCCGGTGACTATCGCTGAGGGGGAAAATGTCCTCGCCGTGACCAACACGGTTGAGTTCAACCCGGGCAGCCTTGTAGTCGCCAAGACCATCAGCGGCTCCGGAGCCGGCCTGCAGGACGAAGTCGTGCTTCACATCCAGTGCGGTAACGGACTGATCGACGAGATCTTCGTTATCCCCGAGGGGACTTCGGCGGATACCTTCACCCAGCGGTACGACGGCATCCCGGCGGGAACGGTGTGTCGGGTTACGGAGCCGGCATCCGGCGCCAATGAGGACGTGACCGTGGAATCGTCAGGTACGGCGGAGGTAACTATCCTGCCGGGGCAGGAGGTGGCGGCTGAGGTTATCAATGAATACGCGCCGGTGCCGGTAACCGAACGGCTCCCGCGCACCGGGGCCGACGGCGCCACGGTGCTGGGCGCTGTGGCCGGCGCTGCAGTACTCGCCGGATCGGTCCTGGTTCTTGGAACCTCGCGACGGCGGCGCAGCTAGTTAGCGGTGGCGATTGCTGCTGAAGTTCGCTCCAGCGCTGCCGACGGCAAGACCCCGAGACCTCTTTCTACGAATATGGCGGTTTTCACTACACCCGGCCTCGGATTCCACATACTGTGCCCAGCACAGGCCGAACTTGTTTCGGCATGGTCACTCGCGAGTCATCCCCAGGGATAGAAGCAGGAGACCCCTATGAGCCATCATTACTTTCCATCCGGCCCGCGGCGCCAGCCGGGGCCCGAGCGCCGGATACGCAGGTCTCTTTTAGGCGTCGCGGCCGCTGCTGTGCTGCTGCTGGCACCGTTCGCGGCACCCGCGAATGCCTCCTGGGCAGAGCCGGACCCGAATGATCCGGCGCCGGTAGCCGGCATCAATGCGGAAGTCGTGACTACCGACCTCGGGCCCGCCCAAAGGGTACAGGCGTTCGTGGCTGACAATCCCACCCCGCCGGATCCCTTGGCACCGTATCCAGAGGACAACCCAGTGGGAGTGCCTGTGACCGGCCGGTTCGCGGGCATCATTTTGACTGAGGATGCCGGTGGCGGGACCGGGCAGATGTACTGCATCGACACAGCGGTGGAGACCATGGTCGGCATCGGCTACGTTCAGGGGGCCTGGGAGGAAGCCAACGTAGCCAACATCGGCTACGTAAATTACATCCTGAACAACTATTATCCTGCGAATCCCGCAGCGCCTGCGGGCTTAACCGTCAATCAGCAGGCTGCGGCGGTGCAGGGTGCGATCTGGTACTTCACCGACGGATACCTGGTCAATACTACGGAGACGGTCATCAGGCCCGCGGTTGAGGCGATCGTCGCCGACGCACAGGCCAACGGACCCTTGGTGGAACCGCCCCCGCCGAATGTCACCGTCACCCCACCGGTTGCTGCGGGTCCAGCGGGAGGCGTGGCGGGCCCGTTTACGGTCGCGTCGGAAGGAGCAGCGGAGGTTACCGTTTCCGTGCCTGCCGGGTACACCATGTTTGCCGATGCTGCGGGGACCGTCCCCATCCCGACCGGAAGCACAGTCCTTTCGGGAGCGCAGATCTGGGTGGCCGGCCCCCCGGGTTCAACCGCTCCGGGGGTCCTTAGCGCCCGCGCTTCCGTCACGGTCCAGACCGGCAACGTCTACCTCTACGACCAGGGCGATCCGCTGTTGGACAACGCGCAGCCCCTCATCCTCGCCGCGACCACAGCGTTGGAAGCGACTGCCGAGGCGACCGCGGAGTTCTTTGTGCCGGGAGACCTCGTGGTGAACAAAACCTTTGCAGGGGAAGCCGCAGGTCGCCAAGGTGCAATCGCGCTCACTGTCGACTGTGGTGCAGCGGGGCTGTTTAGCTTTGAAATCCCCGCAGGAACCACAGCTCCCGTCAGCGAAACGATTGTTGATCTTCCGGTGGGTACAGTGTGCTCCGTCACCGAACCGGTCACGGGATCCAATACCGAGGTGACGGTGACTCCGACAGTCTCGGATCCGGTGACTATCGCTGAGGGGGAAAATGTCCTCGCCGTGACCAACACGGTTGAGTTCAACCCGGGCAGCCTTGTAGTCGCCAAGACCATCAGCGGCTCCGGAGCCGGCCTGCAGGACGAAGTCGTGCTTCACATCCAGTGCGGTAACGGACTGATCGACGAGATCTTCGTTATCCCCGAGGGGACTTCGGCGGATACCTTCACCCAGCGGTACGACGGCATCCCGGCGGGAACGGTGTGTCGGGTTACGGAGCCGGCATCCGGCGCCAATGAGGACGTGACCGTGGAATCGTCAGGTACGGCGGAGGTAACTATCCTGCCGGGGCAGGAGGTGGCGGCTGAGGTTATCAATGAATACGCGCCGGTGCCGGTAACCGAACGGCTTCCGCGGACAGGGGCGGAAGACACCGCAGCCATGGTGGGAGCAGCCGGAAGTGCAATGCTCGCCGGATCCCTATTGGTCCTGGGGTCGTACCGGCGGCGCCATAGCTAAGCGGACGAAAAGCGCAAATGGCGGCTGGAGCCGGCAATCGTAAGGGGCCGGCTCCAACCCCCTGGCCTCGATTTGCAGCTGGGGGCAAACGTGTGTAAAGTTTTTCTAAGTCGCCGCGGCCGGGACGCTGGAAAAGCGCCCGAGCATGGCGGCCAAACCCCAACAAAAAACAGAGTCCAACCAGTGCGCGCCCTTTGCAGGGCCGGTGGAAAAGACTCCGTTGGATGCTGGGTCCGGAACGGCGTAAAACGCATCTCACGGGCTCCCGACAAGGGAAACCGCGAATTGCAAATAACGCCGGAATGGAATAAGATATAAAACATTGCAGCGAAGAAGAAAAGGAAAACATTGTTTTCCCGAGTATCTTCGGATTGCGTCTGTTGTTTGAGAACTCAATAGTGTGCCAAGTTTATTGATACCAATTTATTTTGATTGGTTGAACAGGCCGTTTCCGCCCACCCCGTGGGTACGGGACGGTTTTTTTAGCCGGTTTCGAATTTAGTGCAGTGTCTGCAGCCAATTTTCCTTGGCTTCGGCACTGTGTCTGTAACACATTTACGGAGAGTTTGATCCTGGCTCAGGATGAACGCTGGCGGCGTGCTTAACACATGCAAGTCGAACGATGACTTCTGTGCTTGCACAGAATGATTAGTGGCGAACGGGTGAGTAACACGTGAGTAACCTGCCCCTGACTTCGGGATAAGCCTGGGAAACCGGGTCTAATACCGGATACAACGGACCACCGCATGGCGGTCCGTGGAAAGCTTTATGCGGTTTTGGATGGACTCGCGGCCTATCAGCTTGTTGGTTGGGGTAATGGCCCACCAAGGCGACGACGGGTAGCCGGCCTGAGAGGGTGACCGGCCACACTGGGACTGAGACACGGCCCAGACTCCTACGGGAGGCAGCAGTGGGGAATATTGCACAATGGGCGGAAGCCTGATGCAGCGACGCCGCGTGAGGGACGAATGCCTTCGGGTTGTAAACCTCTTTCAGCAGGGAAGAAGCGAAAGTGACGGTACCTGCAGAAGAAGCGCCGGCTAACTACGTGCCAGCAGCCGCGGTAATACGTAGGGCGCAAGCGTTATCCGGAATTATTGGGCGTAAAGAGCTCGTAGGCGGTTTGTCGCGTCTGCTGTGAAAGCCCGGGGCTCAACCCCGGGTCTGCAGTGGGTACGGGCAGACTAGAGTGATGTAGGGGAGACTGGAATTCCTGGTGTAGCGGTGAAATGCGCAGATATCAGGAGGAACACCGATGGCGAAGGCAGGTCTCTGGGCATTAACTGACGCTGAGGAGCGAAAGCATGGGGAGCGAACAGGATTAGATACCCTGGTAGTCCATGCCGTAAACGTTGGGCACTAGGTGTGGGGGACATTCCACGTTTTCCGCGCCGTAGCTAACGCATTAAGTGCCCCGCCTGGGGAGTACGGCCGCAAGGCTAAAACTCAAAGGAATTGACGGGGGCCCGCACAAGCGGCGGAGCATGCGGATTAATTCGATGCAACGCGAAGAACCTTACCAAGGCTTGACATGAACCGGAAAGGCCTGGAAACAGGTCCCCCACTTGTGGCCGGTTTACAGGTGGTGCATGGTTGTCGTCAGCTCGTGTCGTGAGATGTTGGGTTAAGTCCCGCAACGAGCGCAACCCTCGTTCTATGTTGCCAGCGCGTTATGGCGGGGACTCATAGGAGACTGCCGGGGTCAACTCGGAGGAAGGTGGGGACGACGTCAAATCATCATGCCCCTTATGTCTTGGGCTTCACGCATGCTACAATGGCCGGTACAAAGGGTTGCGATACTGTGAGGTGGAGCTAATCCCAAAAAGCCGGTCTCAGTTCGGATTGAGGTCTGCAACTCGACCTCATGAAGTTGGAGTCGCTAGTAATCGCAGATCAGCAACGCTGCGGTGAATACGTTCCCGGGCCTTGTACACACCGCCCGTCAAGTCACGAAAGTTGGTAACACCCGAAGCCGGTGGCCTAACCCCTTGTGGGAGGGAGCCGTCGAAGGTGGGACCGGCGATTGGGACTAAGTCGTAACAAGGTAGCCGTACCGGAAGGTGCGGCTGGATCACCTCCTTTCTAAGGAGCACCTCGAAGACCATGTCCTTCCACAGTGTTGGATGTGTGCTTTGCAGGAGATGCCCATATCGGAGACATATGTTCTCCGGTGGGTGCTCAAGGGTGGAATATCAATGGATAGGCGCCGGCATGCCGGCCGCAACGGATCAGTACGTTCCCTCCTTGGAGGGTTCCTGGAACCTCCTCTGCGGCCCTGGTAAGACCGGTTAGTCGTTTGGCACACTGTTGGGTCCTGAAGCAACAGGCACCCGGGTCTTCTCCTTTCCAAGGGGAGGTACCGCGGGTTTGCCGGTTTGTTTCTGTTTGTTCCTGCGCAGGCCGGAACCGTGTCGTTGGCAGTCCCTTGCGGGGTTGCCGGGTGCGGGGACGGGTGTGACGGGGTTGTTGTTTGAGAACTACATAGTGGACGCGAGCATCTTAAAATATTAAGTGCAATTTCAGAAAAACCTGGTAGATCCGGGTGCCCCTTACAGGGTGCCTGGTGAGACCGTGGTTTTCTCGATAGCGATAATAAATTGATCTTTTGTGGTCAAGTTTTTAAGGGCACACGGTGGATGCCTTGGCATCAGGAGCCGAAGAAGGACGTAGGAATCTGCGATAAGCCTGGGGGAGTTGATAACCGAACTTTGATCCCAGGATGTCCGAATGGGGAAACCCCGCCCGGCGCGCGAGTGACCGGGTGACCCGCATCTGAACACATAGGGTGCGTGGAGGGAACGTGGGGAAGTGAAACATCTCAGTACCCACAGGAAGAGAAAACAACAGTGATTCCGTTAGTAGTGGCGAGCGAACGCGGAAGAGGCTAAACCAGTGGTGTGTGATAGCCGGCGGGCGTTGCATCACTGGGGTTGCGGGACTTTCCGTACCGATTCTGCCGGATCGGTGAAGTGAGTGCAGATGTATAGGTGAACCGGTTTGAAAGCCGGGCCGTAGAGGGTGTTAGCCCCGTAACCGGAATGCATGCTGCCGCTTGGAGAGGATCCCAAGTAGCACGGGGCCCGAGAAATCCCGTGCGAATCTGCCAGGACCACCTGGTAAGCCTAAATACTCCCTGATGACCGATAGCGGACAAGTACCGTGAGGGAAAGGTGAAAAGTACCCCGGGAGGGGAGTGAAATAGTACCTGAAACCGTGTGCCTACAAACCGTTGGAGCAGCTCTGATTGCTGTGACAGCGTGCCTTTTGAAGAATGAGCCTGCGAGTTAGTGTTACGTCGCGAGGTTAACCCGTGAGGGGAAGCCGTAGCGAAAGCGAGTCTGAATAGGGCGATGCAGTGGCGTGATCTAGACCCGAAGCGGAGTGATCTACCCATGGCCAGGTTGAAGCGACGGTAAGACGTCGTGGAGGACCGAACCCACTTCAGTTGAAAATGGAGGGGATGAGCTGTGGGTAGGGGTGAAAGGCCAATCAAACTCCGTGATAGCTGGTTCTCCCCGAAATGCATTTAGGTGCAGCGTTGCGTGTTTCTTACCGGAGGTAGAGCTACTGGATGGCTAATGGGCCCTACAAGGTTACTGACGTCAGCCAAACTCCGAATGCCGGTAAGTGAGAGCGCAGCAGTGAGACTGTGGGGGATAAGCTTCATAGTCGAGAGGGAAACAGCCCAGACCACCAACTAAGGCCCCTAAGCGTGTGCTAAGTGGGAAAGGATGTGGAGTTGCCCAGACAACCAGGAGGTTGGCTTAGAAGCAGCCACCCTTGAAAGAGTGCGTAATAGCTCACTGGTCAAGTGATTCCGCGCCGACAATGTAGCGGGGCTCAAGTACACCGCCGAAGTTGTGGATTTCAGATATAGATAAGCCTTCGTGGTTCAGTCGTCTGGAGTGGTAGGGGAGCGTCGTGTGGGCAGTGAAGCTGCGGTGTAAACCAGTGGTGGAGCCTACACGAGTGAGAATGCAGGCATGAGTAGCGAAAGACGGGTGAGAAACCCGTCCGCCGAATGATCAAGGGTTCCAGGGTCAAGCTAATCTGCCCTGGGTAAGTCGGGACCTAAGGCGAGGCCGACAGGCGTAGTCGATGGACAACGGGTTGATATTCCCGTACCGGCGAAGAACCGCCCATACCAAGCAGGGGACACTAACCGTCCGGAGCCTGCCCGATCACCCTTGTGGTGTGAGGGTTTTGGCCGAGCACGGGACCTGATCCTGGGAGGTAAGCGTATTAACAGGTGTGACGCAGGAAGGTAGCCGGGCCAGGCGATGGTAGACCTGGTCTAAGGACGTAGGGTCCGTGATAGGTAAATCCGTCACGGTGTCTTTGATGACGAACCTGAGATCCGACGGGACCCCCTCACGGGGGGATCCGGTGATCCTATGCTGCCTAGAAAAGCATCGGCGCGAGGTTCCAGCCGCCCGTACCCCAAACCGACACAGGTGATCAGGTAGAGAATACTAAGGCGATCGAGAGAATTATGGTTAAGGAACTCGGCAAAATGCCCCCGTAACTTCGGGAGAAGGGGGGCCCCAACCTTGATGGACACTTGCTGTCCG
This genomic stretch from Arthrobacter sp. zg-Y1110 harbors:
- a CDS encoding thioester domain-containing protein, whose protein sequence is MSHHYFPSGPRRQPGPERRIRRSLLGVAAAAVLLLAPFAAPANASWAEPDPNDPAPVAGINAEVVTTDLGPAQRVQAFVADNPTPPDPLAPYPEDNPVGVPVTGRFAGIILTEDAGGGTGQMYCIDTAVETMVGIGYVQGAWEEANVANIGYVNYILNNYYPANPAAPAGLTVNQQAAAVQGAIWYFTDGYLVNTTETVIRPAVEAIVADAQANGPLVEPPPPNVTVTPPVAAGPAGGVAGPFTVASEGAAEVTVSVPAGYTMFADAAGTVPIPTGSTVLSGAQIWVAGPPGSTAPGVLSARASVTVQTGNVYLYDQGDPLLDNAQPLILAATTALEATAEATAEFFVPGDLVVNKTFAGEAAGRQGAIALTVDCGAAGLFSFEIPAGTTAPVSETIVDLPVGTVCSVTEPVTGSNTEVTVTPTVSDPVTIAEGENVLAVTNTVEFNPGSLVVAKTISGSGAGLQDEVVLHIQCGNGLIDEIFVIPEGTSADTFTQRYDGIPAGTVCRVTEPASGANEDVTVESSGTAEVTILPGQEVAAEVINEYAPVPVTERLPRTGAEDTAAMVGAAGSAMLAGSLLVLGSYRRRHS